A stretch of Microbulbifer sp. SAOS-129_SWC DNA encodes these proteins:
- a CDS encoding M1 family aminopeptidase, which translates to MRKIILRCLLAAPLFALAACGPSEQAADKTAGSAADQKPAATEQKPAAQQAATGQAAGAAPQMIAATKAPAGRLPQDTRPKAYRVDLVLDPRKDDFTGKVEIDIQMDKPSDRIWIHGKNLNMKSISAVLPDGKVVPAKYKEVLDSGVARVLFDQALPAGPFTLKMDYSAAYDRNLAGLFKVEEKGNAYVLAKSESIQARKYLPSFDEPGMKATFDISLTIPKGDVAIGNAPELKREAVGDDMEKVTFATTRPLSTYLLSLSVGPFDVVERPAIPANKYRSEPIPLRGFARKGRGKDLSYILDITPRLVQIFEQQLQRPYPFKKLDIVAAPQWPSGATELAAAITYREQAILVGDKPAPGARLRLLDVHSHEMSHMWFGDLVTPPWWDDLWLKEGFATWGTPLALTTFEPNGGHDLNAAVGAISAMRLDSLASTRAIREPVTDNNNIRNAYDAITYSKSLGVIHMVDQYFGPKVFRPAVGRYIETFADGVADSPAFYKVIGEQTNTPELTETFRSFVEQKGVPQLDVAVDCTNKGKAEVQVTQSRYKPLGSPIPDGDQKWSIPFCFSSDSGVQQCQILTDRVQKIAVNGGECPQWIMPNAKGSGYYRWTLPEPLWQSLVERFATFDPTEQLSIIDSAFAGFEAGKLPAALLLQVVDKSAHADKRQVIQAPLRYLSKYRHNYVDAKQEARFLKFARDLYQPVLQKTAGSSDSEDMLLHSQLLGFMALVAGDPDVRKQLADKAIAFTGYQGKRDENALDSDLFDAALTVAVQDAGDDFLQHLIKVREELDDPRFDSASANAIGASRSAAQLDTIHKLALSDDVGSREAFGLIRESIDEPALRAQNWQWLQQNFPAVLAKIPAQWRRATPAFARSFCSQDKLDDVQKLFRQYGDQAPGYQRSLAQTEEQIHLCMALRDKGVALIGFLPQ; encoded by the coding sequence ATGAGAAAGATAATCCTGCGCTGCCTACTGGCAGCTCCGCTATTCGCCCTGGCCGCCTGTGGGCCCTCCGAACAAGCGGCCGACAAAACCGCCGGCAGTGCCGCGGACCAGAAACCGGCGGCAACAGAACAGAAGCCCGCTGCGCAACAGGCCGCGACCGGCCAGGCCGCCGGTGCGGCGCCGCAGATGATCGCCGCCACCAAGGCCCCGGCCGGCCGCCTGCCCCAGGACACGCGCCCCAAAGCCTACCGCGTCGACCTGGTGCTGGACCCGCGTAAAGATGACTTCACCGGCAAGGTGGAGATCGATATCCAGATGGACAAACCGTCCGATCGCATCTGGATTCACGGCAAGAACCTGAACATGAAGTCCATCAGCGCGGTGCTGCCGGACGGCAAGGTGGTCCCGGCCAAGTACAAAGAGGTACTGGATAGCGGCGTGGCCCGGGTGCTGTTCGACCAGGCCCTGCCCGCCGGTCCCTTCACCCTGAAGATGGACTACAGCGCCGCCTACGACCGTAACCTGGCGGGCCTGTTCAAGGTCGAGGAGAAGGGCAACGCCTACGTGCTGGCCAAGTCCGAATCCATCCAGGCGCGCAAGTATCTGCCGAGCTTCGACGAGCCGGGCATGAAGGCCACCTTCGATATCAGCCTGACCATTCCCAAGGGCGACGTGGCCATCGGCAATGCGCCGGAGCTGAAACGCGAAGCGGTCGGCGACGATATGGAAAAAGTCACCTTTGCCACCACACGGCCGCTGTCCACCTACCTGCTGTCACTGTCGGTAGGGCCGTTCGACGTGGTCGAGCGCCCGGCCATCCCGGCGAATAAGTACCGCTCCGAGCCGATCCCGCTGCGCGGCTTCGCGCGCAAGGGTCGCGGCAAGGACCTGAGCTATATCCTCGACATCACCCCGCGCCTGGTGCAGATCTTCGAGCAGCAGCTGCAGCGCCCCTATCCGTTCAAGAAACTGGATATCGTCGCCGCCCCCCAGTGGCCGAGTGGCGCCACCGAACTGGCCGCCGCCATCACTTACCGCGAGCAGGCCATCCTGGTGGGCGACAAGCCGGCCCCCGGCGCGCGCCTGCGGCTGCTGGACGTGCACTCTCACGAGATGTCGCACATGTGGTTCGGCGACCTGGTGACCCCGCCCTGGTGGGACGACCTGTGGCTGAAAGAGGGTTTTGCCACCTGGGGCACACCGCTGGCACTGACCACCTTTGAACCCAACGGCGGTCACGACCTCAACGCCGCGGTGGGTGCGATCAGCGCGATGCGCCTGGACTCCCTGGCCAGCACCCGCGCGATCCGCGAGCCGGTCACCGACAACAACAATATCCGCAACGCCTACGACGCGATCACCTACTCCAAGAGCCTGGGTGTGATCCACATGGTCGACCAGTATTTCGGCCCGAAGGTGTTCCGCCCCGCAGTGGGCCGCTATATCGAGACCTTTGCCGACGGCGTGGCCGACTCGCCCGCCTTCTACAAGGTGATTGGCGAGCAGACCAATACGCCGGAACTGACCGAGACCTTCCGCAGTTTCGTCGAGCAGAAGGGCGTGCCGCAGCTGGACGTGGCCGTCGACTGCACGAATAAAGGCAAGGCCGAGGTGCAGGTCACCCAGAGCCGTTACAAGCCGCTCGGCTCGCCGATTCCGGACGGTGACCAGAAGTGGAGCATCCCCTTCTGCTTCAGCTCCGACAGCGGTGTGCAGCAGTGCCAGATACTCACCGACCGCGTGCAGAAGATCGCCGTGAACGGCGGCGAGTGCCCACAGTGGATCATGCCCAACGCCAAGGGCAGCGGCTACTACCGCTGGACCCTGCCGGAACCACTGTGGCAGTCACTGGTGGAGCGCTTTGCCACCTTCGACCCCACCGAGCAGCTGTCCATCATCGACAGCGCGTTTGCCGGCTTCGAGGCAGGCAAGCTGCCCGCAGCCCTGCTGCTGCAGGTTGTGGATAAGTCTGCCCACGCCGACAAGCGCCAGGTCATCCAGGCGCCGCTGCGCTACCTGAGCAAATACCGCCACAACTACGTGGATGCCAAACAGGAGGCCAGATTCCTCAAGTTTGCGCGCGATCTCTACCAGCCGGTATTGCAAAAGACCGCCGGCAGCAGCGACAGCGAAGACATGCTGCTACACAGCCAGCTGCTCGGCTTTATGGCACTGGTGGCCGGCGATCCGGACGTGCGCAAACAGCTGGCCGACAAGGCTATCGCGTTCACCGGCTACCAGGGCAAGCGCGATGAAAACGCACTGGATTCCGATCTGTTCGACGCGGCGCTGACCGTGGCGGTGCAGGACGCCGGCGACGACTTCCTGCAGCACCTGATCAAAGTGCGCGAAGAGCTCGACGATCCGCGCTTCGACAGCGCCAGTGCCAACGCCATCGGCGCCAGCCGCAGCGCCGCGCAGCTCGATACCATCCACAAGCTCGCGCTCAGCGACGATGTCGGTTCCCGCGAGGCCTTCGGCCTGATCCGCGAGTCCATCGACGAACCGGCACTGCGCGCGCAGAACTGGCAGTGGCTGCAGCAGAACTTCCCCGCCGTGCTGGCCAAGATCCCGGCACAGTGGCGCCGGGCCACCCCGGCCTTTGCCCGCAGCTTCTGCAGCCAGGACAAGCTCGACGACGTGCAGAAGCTGTTCAGGCAGTACGGCGACCAGGCCCCCGGCTACCAGCGCAGCCTGGCGCAGACCGAAGAGCAGATTCATCTGTGCATGGCCCTGCGCGACAAGGGTGTTGCGCTGATCGGCTTCCTGCCGCAGTAA